A DNA window from Deltaproteobacteria bacterium contains the following coding sequences:
- the rplC gene encoding 50S ribosomal protein L3 has protein sequence MKKQILGKKVGMTQVFGEDGSRIPVTVVEAGPCTVIGHLTEEKNKYSAIKVSFDEFAKPAEGKKPRWEKVMSKAEVGAFTKAGQTPARVVREFRVQPKELEGFAIGSQLKAEIFAKGEMVDVSGITKGHGFAGVMFRHNMSGMGAPQSHGAHEYHRHQGAIGQRKTPGRTYKNKRMPGHMGVVKRTVQNLTVVDVDAANNLILIKGALPGANGTVLTIRSAVKARPAAAK, from the coding sequence ATGAAGAAGCAGATCCTGGGCAAGAAGGTCGGCATGACGCAGGTCTTCGGCGAGGACGGCTCGCGCATTCCCGTCACCGTCGTCGAGGCCGGTCCGTGCACCGTCATCGGCCACCTCACCGAAGAGAAGAACAAGTACAGCGCCATCAAGGTCTCCTTCGACGAGTTCGCCAAGCCGGCCGAGGGCAAGAAGCCCCGCTGGGAGAAGGTGATGTCCAAGGCCGAGGTCGGCGCCTTCACCAAGGCTGGCCAGACCCCCGCCCGCGTGGTGCGCGAGTTCCGCGTGCAGCCCAAGGAGCTCGAGGGCTTCGCCATCGGTAGCCAGCTGAAGGCCGAGATCTTCGCCAAGGGCGAGATGGTCGACGTCAGCGGCATCACCAAGGGCCACGGCTTCGCGGGCGTCATGTTCCGCCACAACATGTCCGGCATGGGCGCGCCCCAGAGCCACGGCGCGCACGAGTACCACCGCCACCAGGGCGCCATCGGCCAGCGCAAGACGCCCGGCCGCACCTACAAGAACAAGCGCATGCCCGGCCACATGGGCGTGGTGAAGCGCACGGTGCAGAACCTCACCGTCGTCGACGTGGACGCGGCCAACAACCTCATCCTCATCAAGGGCGCGCTGCCCGGCGCCAACGGCACCGTCCTCACCATCCGCAGCGCGGTGAAGGCGCGCCCCGCAGCCGCGAAGTAA